A stretch of DNA from Desulfosarcina ovata subsp. ovata:
CGGGCATTAAATGATTTCGGATGGAAGCATGTATCCAGAACGTCATCCAATATTACGCTCTACACCGGTGGTGAACCCTTGCAGATCGACACCCTTGCGGCCATGTTGCCAAAAGGCTGTTATAAAAGATTGCGAGATTGCAAAATCACGCATAAACAATACGGTCCTGTTAATGCTGTTGCCTGGTGGGGCGATGATCAAAAAGAGCCCTTATTCCTGGTTACCAATTTCTCATCCGGTTCGAAAGCTTGCGATTATTATTCAAAGCGCTTTACGATCGAAACGTTTTTCAGCGATCAGAAAAGCCGAGGCTTTAACATTGACAAAAGCCATCTATCGTGTCCGCAGCGGTTAACCCGACTGATGTACGCCAGTTGCTTGGCTTATTTATGGATCGTTTTTTTTGGGTATCTTGGCATTGGAAACCGGTTTGTATAAACGGATTCACCGATCTGATCGCTGCGACCTGAGTTTTTTCCAACTCGGCCTCAGGTTGCTGAACTACCTCGCCGTTCGTGGCTTGCCAATACCATTGCCGAGTATTCCGATTACTAGAGGTTAACGTTGCGCCAATCCAAGAAAACGATTTGATCTATAAGTATAATCTTCTATTTCAGCTGGTTGTAAAATGTGTACGGTAACAAATCAATGTATTATTTGTTTTTCGCACCACGAATTGGAGGGCGTTAGTCCCTGCCTTCGCGACAAAAGCTGATGAACAACCTATAATTCCTATTAACTGAGCTATATTCTAATACTGCATAGGATTTTAATGTCAAGCTTTTTTTAATTATAATGACGATGGATATTTTCTAAAATTATGTTTTATACCAATACCGTTCGGCATACATATTGCCGTAACATCTTGTTATTAAAATAAAAAATAGCGCTGGACAAAAAGATCGCTTTGTGTTTTAATCATGGTGGGTACAATTAATTAACCAGGAGGTCTCCATGAGCGAACACATCGACAAAAATGTTTTTCAAACAATTCTATCACCGGTGCTACCATTGATTGAGGTTAATCAAAATAGTCTCCATAATGATTTGGACACTTACAAGCTTTCATTATCATCGTTCACCACAAATTTGCTTTTTGGAATAATAACCAGAATTAAAAGCGTTGGACAAATCGTCACTGAGATCAAAACATCACCAACTGCTAAGGCATTAGGATTGGTCGTCGCATCGAAGTCTATGTATAATGAAGCGTTTAATCGTTATCCCCCAGAAATATTTAAAGATATATTCCATCAGTTGGTAAAAGAATTGGATTTGCATAAAATTCCGGAAATCAGTCATCTTGGAAAAATGCTAATTGTAGATGGTTCGCTTTTTCCGGCCATTTCCAATATGGCATGGGCTTGTTACAAGAAAACCGCTAATGCGATCAAAATGCATTTATCTTTTGAACTCAACCGAATGATTCCAACCGAATTTATCAGTACGGAAGGTAACTTTTCCGAAAAAGAATTTGTTAAGCAAATTCTTCGCGAAGGCATTACATATGTCTGTGATCGAGGCTATATCGCTTTCAATCTGTTCAAGCAGATATCCGACAGCAATGCATTTTTTATTATTCGCGGAAAGTCGAATATGACGTACACTGTAAAAGAGTGTCTCACTGCCACCGTACCGGATACATTCTTGAAATTTT
This window harbors:
- a CDS encoding transposase, with amino-acid sequence MGDGEFDGTTLQRALNDFGWKHVSRTSSNITLYTGGEPLQIDTLAAMLPKGCYKRLRDCKITHKQYGPVNAVAWWGDDQKEPLFLVTNFSSGSKACDYYSKRFTIETFFSDQKSRGFNIDKSHLSCPQRLTRLMYASCLAYLWIVFFGYLGIGNRFV
- a CDS encoding IS4 family transposase; this encodes MSEHIDKNVFQTILSPVLPLIEVNQNSLHNDLDTYKLSLSSFTTNLLFGIITRIKSVGQIVTEIKTSPTAKALGLVVASKSMYNEAFNRYPPEIFKDIFHQLVKELDLHKIPEISHLGKMLIVDGSLFPAISNMAWACYKKTANAIKMHLSFELNRMIPTEFISTEGNFSEKEFVKQILREGITYVCDRGYIAFNLFKQISDSNAFFIIRGKSNMTYTVKECLTATVPDTFLKFFSDITDSNIIFNSDENKASYRIVSFTAMGENYILITNRNDLTTYEIIMLYAYRWQVELFFRFIKRTFKGIHLMSQSPHGVQIQFYLYMIAYLLLLSFKQDTEIISRENEKDEHESEENNKNETLLTSSSCSNSNAKRPYVCGLVTLLGEKLKQFYKIGLHWLLAVKNNLLEIFDVNIAKVIAQYSYQ